A stretch of the Leguminivora glycinivorella isolate SPB_JAAS2020 chromosome 2, LegGlyc_1.1, whole genome shotgun sequence genome encodes the following:
- the LOC125240507 gene encoding probable chitinase 2 isoform X1 has product MFLKFIFGVILLAVFVEGHDKVVVCYYGTWATYRSGDGKFSVSDINASLCTHLVYTFVGIHDDGTVISLDPYLDLPDNQGRDNFKKFNALKQQNNQLKTILAVGGWNQGSANYSTMAASATLRKTFITTARDMVLTYGFDGLDIDWEYPNQRDSTQGVADVNNFSLLLKELREEFDKHGLLITVAVAAVESSASLSYDIPNVAKYVDLVNIMTYDLYGAWDSITGHNAPLHVDQGRIYAVDAALNYWLSQGCPPEKVVMGIPFYGRTFNLTDANNNGVGAPSSGVGFAGQYTATKGFVGYNEFCTKLNTETWDVLYDSIAQVPYAIQDKNWVSYDDPNSIAKKVEYAMNLGIAGAMVWSIETDDFHGKCGEDFALLRAINSALAGSSTTTTTSTTTPSTTTTTKRPTTTSTAAPTHPTTVTTTTSTTTTSTVKPTTTTTSAPSALCTKEGPIPNPDDCSTFFICVQGNYGMVPTLMNCPANLVWDDENKICNYRYLVKCEA; this is encoded by the exons ATGTTCCTTAAATTTATATTTGGAGTTATTTTGCTGGCCGTTTTCGTGGAGGGGCACGACA AAGTCGTAGTCTGCTACTACGGCACATGGGCCACCTACCGCTCTGGCGACGGCAAATTCTCCGTCTCCGACATCAACGCTTCACTCTGCACCCATCTCGTTTACACCTTCGTCGGGATCCATGACGATGGGACTGTTATCTCGCTCGATCCGTATCTGGACTTGCCTGATAACCAAGGACGTG ACAATTTCAAGAAATTCAACGCATTGAAGCAACAGAACAACCAGTTGAAAACTATTCTGGCCGTCGGGGGCTGGAATCAGGGATCTGCAAACTACTCCACG ATGGCAGCCTCCGCTACCCTGCGCAAGACCTTCATCACTACCGCCAGAGATATGGTCCTGACCTACGGTTTCGACGGCTTAGACATAGATTGGGAGTACCCCAACCAACGGGACAGTACTCAGGGAGTTGCTGACGTGAACAACTTCTCTTTATTACTGAAGGAATTGAGGGAAGAGTTCGATAAACATGGACTGTTGATTACTGTTGCTGTTGCCGCTGTGGAGTCGAGTGCGTCGCTGTCTTATGATATCCCTAATGTGGCCAA GTACGTGGACCTCGTAAACATCATGACATACGACCTCTATGGCGCCTGGGATTCGATCACCGGCCACAACGCTCCCCTCCACGTAGATCAGGGTAGGATCTACGCTGTGGATGCCGCTTTGAACTATTGGCTCTCACAAG GCTGTCCCCCAGAAAAGGTTGTAATGGGCATACCTTTCTACGGCAGGACTTTCAACTTGACCGATGCGAATAACAATGGGGTAGGGGCTCCATCAAGTGGGGTTGGGTTCGCTGGACAATATACTGCTACAAAAGGCTTTGTTGGATACAACGAG TTCTGCACCAAACTAAACACGGAAACCTGGGACGTCCTTTACGATTCCATAGCTCAAGTGCCATATGCCATCCAAGACAAAAACTGGGTATCCTACGATGATCCCAATTCCATAGCCAAGAAGGTCGAATATGCCATGAATCTCGGCATCGCCGGTGCCATGGTTTGGAGTATCGAAACTGATGACTTCCACGGGAAGTGTGGAGAGGACTTTGCTTTATTAAGGGCTATTAACTCAGCTTTAGCTGGATctagtactactactactacatctACTACTACTCCTAGTACCACTACAACAACTAAACGTCCTACTACTACAAGTACTGCGGCCCCTACACACCCAACTActgttactactactactagtactACAACGACGTCTACTGTAAAACCTACGACAACAACAA CATCAGCACCCTCAGCACTATGCACTAAAGAAGGTCCAATACCCAACCCTGACGATTGTTCCACCTTCTTCATCTGTGTCCAAGGAAACTACGGCATGGTTCCCACACTCATGAACTGTCCAGCCAATCTGGTGTGGGATGATGAGAATAAAATCTGCAATTATAGGTACCTTGTCAAATGTGAAGCTTGA
- the LOC125240507 gene encoding probable chitinase 2 isoform X2, with protein MFLKFIFGVILLAVFVEGHDKVVVCYYGTWATYRSGDGKFSVSDINASLCTHLVYTFVGIHDDGTVISLDPYLDLPDNQGRDNFKKFNALKQQNNQLKTILAVGGWNQGSANYSTMAASATLRKTFITTARDMVLTYGFDGLDIDWEYPNQRDSTQGVADVNNFSLLLKELREEFDKHGLLITVAVAAVESSASLSYDIPNVAKYVDLVNIMTYDLYGAWDSITGHNAPLHVDQGRIYAVDAALNYWLSQGCPPEKVVMGIPFYGRTFNLTDANNNGVGAPSSGVGFAGQYTATKGFVGYNEFCTKLNTETWDVLYDSIAQVPYAIQDKNWVSYDDPNSIAKKVEYAMNLGIAGAMVWSIETDDFHGKCGEDFALLRAINSALAGSSTTTTTSTTTPSTTTTTKRPTTTSTAAPTHPTTVKPTTTTTSAPSALCTKEGPIPNPDDCSTFFICVQGNYGMVPTLMNCPANLVWDDENKICNYRYLVKCEA; from the exons ATGTTCCTTAAATTTATATTTGGAGTTATTTTGCTGGCCGTTTTCGTGGAGGGGCACGACA AAGTCGTAGTCTGCTACTACGGCACATGGGCCACCTACCGCTCTGGCGACGGCAAATTCTCCGTCTCCGACATCAACGCTTCACTCTGCACCCATCTCGTTTACACCTTCGTCGGGATCCATGACGATGGGACTGTTATCTCGCTCGATCCGTATCTGGACTTGCCTGATAACCAAGGACGTG ACAATTTCAAGAAATTCAACGCATTGAAGCAACAGAACAACCAGTTGAAAACTATTCTGGCCGTCGGGGGCTGGAATCAGGGATCTGCAAACTACTCCACG ATGGCAGCCTCCGCTACCCTGCGCAAGACCTTCATCACTACCGCCAGAGATATGGTCCTGACCTACGGTTTCGACGGCTTAGACATAGATTGGGAGTACCCCAACCAACGGGACAGTACTCAGGGAGTTGCTGACGTGAACAACTTCTCTTTATTACTGAAGGAATTGAGGGAAGAGTTCGATAAACATGGACTGTTGATTACTGTTGCTGTTGCCGCTGTGGAGTCGAGTGCGTCGCTGTCTTATGATATCCCTAATGTGGCCAA GTACGTGGACCTCGTAAACATCATGACATACGACCTCTATGGCGCCTGGGATTCGATCACCGGCCACAACGCTCCCCTCCACGTAGATCAGGGTAGGATCTACGCTGTGGATGCCGCTTTGAACTATTGGCTCTCACAAG GCTGTCCCCCAGAAAAGGTTGTAATGGGCATACCTTTCTACGGCAGGACTTTCAACTTGACCGATGCGAATAACAATGGGGTAGGGGCTCCATCAAGTGGGGTTGGGTTCGCTGGACAATATACTGCTACAAAAGGCTTTGTTGGATACAACGAG TTCTGCACCAAACTAAACACGGAAACCTGGGACGTCCTTTACGATTCCATAGCTCAAGTGCCATATGCCATCCAAGACAAAAACTGGGTATCCTACGATGATCCCAATTCCATAGCCAAGAAGGTCGAATATGCCATGAATCTCGGCATCGCCGGTGCCATGGTTTGGAGTATCGAAACTGATGACTTCCACGGGAAGTGTGGAGAGGACTTTGCTTTATTAAGGGCTATTAACTCAGCTTTAGCTGGATctagtactactactactacatctACTACTACTCCTAGTACCACTACAACAACTAAACGTCCTACTACTACAAGTACTGCGGCCCCTACACACCCAA CTACTGTAAAACCTACGACAACAACAA CATCAGCACCCTCAGCACTATGCACTAAAGAAGGTCCAATACCCAACCCTGACGATTGTTCCACCTTCTTCATCTGTGTCCAAGGAAACTACGGCATGGTTCCCACACTCATGAACTGTCCAGCCAATCTGGTGTGGGATGATGAGAATAAAATCTGCAATTATAGGTACCTTGTCAAATGTGAAGCTTGA